Proteins encoded in a region of the Triticum dicoccoides isolate Atlit2015 ecotype Zavitan chromosome 3A, WEW_v2.0, whole genome shotgun sequence genome:
- the LOC119267508 gene encoding peptide-N4-(N-acetyl-beta-glucosaminyl)asparagine amidase A-like: MASPAAAASGHRRRLLLLLIALLLLPFAAAAAPHRHRVPSRHLASLNASAPPTTFFEVDRPIRPPLGSAGPCSALLLSHSFGETYGRPPVTAAYAPPECLAAARARGASLALAVLEWAADCRGRQFDRIFGVWLSGAELLRSCTAEPRATGIVWSVSRDVTRYAALLNEPGEVAVYLGNLVDKTYTGVYHVNLTLHLYFHPAPPPLTQHADLIVPISRSLPLNDGQWFAVQNATDVQSKSLSIPSNTYRAVLEVSVSFHSSDEFWYTNPPNEYIQANNLSSVSGNGAFREVIVKVDDHIVGAVWPFTVIYTGGINPLLWRPITGIGSFNLPTYDIDITPFLGKLLDGKEHNFGFAVTNALDVWYIDANLHLWLDHKSKKTVGSLISYDAPALALNLDYGFSGLDGKFVTGASRHVSATGSVKSSYGEVTTTFYQRFSYVNSNVYRSNGTVQVVNQTIDAKSGVFVKDTSAVLLSEEVHKVFPLYVYTGTSDQVGDEYSLISLVKLGINEKSVSGGKLGFSYRSLRNAQSARGTMKVKKNLVVSGLGQTHQVYKYMGTDGCYFRDVSSKNYTIISDNSGDSCSKGSPSSGVKFSSNKNQPARKRLLKL, encoded by the coding sequence cTTCTCCTCCTCCCGTTcgccgcggccgccgcgccgcACAGGCACCGCGTCCCGTCCCGCCACCTCGCCTCGCTCAACGCGTCGGCGCCGCCGACCACCTTCTTCGAGGTGGACCGCCCGATCCGCCCGCCgctcggcagcgccgggccctgctcCGCGCTGCTCCTCTCCCACTCCTTCGGCGAGACCTACGGCAGGCCCCCGGTCACCGCCGCCTACGCGCCGCCCGAGTGCCTCGCCGCCGCGCGCGCCCGGGGCGCCTCGCtcgcgctcgccgtgctcgagtggGCCGCCGACTGCCGCGGCCGCCAGTTCGACCGCATCTTCGGCGTCTGGCTCTCCGGCGCCGAGCTCCTCCGCAGCTGCACCGCCGAGCCGCGCGCCACCGGCATCGTCTGGTCCGTCTCCCGCGACGTCACCAGGTACGCGGCCCTTCTCAATGAGCCCGGCGAGGTCGCGGTGTACCTTGGCAACCTCGTCGACAAGACCTACACGGGCGTCTACCACGTCAACCTCACGCTCCACCTCTACTTCCAccctgcgccgccgccgctcaCGCAGCACGCCGATCTGATCGTGCCCATCTCGAGAAGCTTGCCTCTGAACGACGGGCAGTGGTTCGCCGTCCAGAACGCCACCGACGTGCAGTCCAAGAGCCTCTCCATTCCGTCGAACACCTACCGGGCGGTCCTTGAGGTATCCGTTTCCTTCCACTCCAGCGATGAGTTCTGGTACACGAACCCTCCCAATGAGTACATTCAGGCCAACAATTTGTCCAGCGTTTCTGGCAATGGTGCGTTTCGGGAGGTTATTGTTAAAGTAGATGACCATATCGTCGGTGCTGTTTGGCCGTTCACTGTCATCTACACCGGCGGCATCAACCCACTTCTCTGGCGGCCAATCACCGGCATTGGCTCATTCAATCTGCCTACCTATGACATTGATATCACGCCATTCTTGGGCAAGCTCCTGGACGGCAAGGAGCATAATTTTGGGTTTGCTGTCACCAATGCATTGGATGTGTGGTACATCGATGCCAATTTACATCTGTGGCTGGATCACAAGAGCAAGAAAACAGTCGGGAGCTTGATCAGCTATGATGCACCGGCACTGGCACTGAATTTGGACTATGGGTTCAGTGGGCTGGATGGTAAGTTCGTCACGGGCGCAAGCCGGCATGTCTCCGCAACCGGGTCGGTGAAATCATCATACGGGGAGGTGACCACAACTTTCTACCAGAGATTTAGCTATGTTAACAGCAATGTATATAGGAGCAATGGCACTGTGCAAGTGGTGAACCAAACGATTGATGCAAAGTCTGGTGTTTTTGTCAAGGATACTTCTGCTGTTCTTCTCTCAGAGGAGGTTCACAAGGTGTTTCCGCTGTATGTCTACACTGGAACATCAGACCAGGTGGGTGATGAGTACTCATTGATTTCGCTTGTCAAATTGGGCATCAACGAGAAGAGTGTTTCGGGTGGGAAGCTAGGGTTCTCGTACCGCTCTTTGCGGAATGCACAGTCAGCACGCGGCACAATGAAGGTGAAGAAGAATTTGGTGGTTAGTGGTTTGGGGCAGACACATCAGGTGTACAAATATATGGGTACTGATGGATGCTACTTCAGGGATGTGAGCAGCAAGAATTACACTATAATTTCTGACAACTCTGGTGATTCTTGCTCAAAGGGATCGCCGTCTAGTGGTGTCAAATTTTCCTCCAATAAAAATCAACCAGCTAGGAAAAGGTTGCTGAAACTTTAA
- the LOC119267510 gene encoding F-box protein At3g07870-like produces MPPKVTIAASNDAVLPEDMLHHILVRLPAKTLCLFRAVCPSWRSLLSDPLFVAAHKSHHPEPLIVTCNCEMFERGTINIMDLSGHVVKRIATTMKNARMVRTRRLDLICVTGHKGRHVINPVTGDTFALPSCRAKEHAHVQHFFPESFDLGQVVTTGEYKALRCVSIDNSDHESSPMLCEVITLDDGRNARWRGKQGPPPPVTSNRNRSIVVKGVVYFLLDFLYKRFTFSGVRVKPGSMALFNLETEEWMGIVQGPKPVRSFVKDSNGRCGYFSLYLELSPVNLDGFLVMAHNPEGCSLDLWFLMDSEKCLWNKSYSLDFQPENLFAQPLEILNDGKIVLSAPGSLRLYNPVTKTYIDFGMRNSTSVGTYTGSLLSSESTFTSEAPFGSSPASSFREELRAFGRLWLLLFMLHGLALVAGLYSSSG; encoded by the exons ATGCCGCCAAAGGTGACCATTGCCGCCTCCAACGATGCCGTGCTGCCTGAAGACATGCTGCACCACATCCTCGTGCGCCTCCCGGCGAAGACGCTATGCCTCTTCCGAGCAGTCTGCCCATCCTGGAGGTCCCTCCTCTCGGATCCGCTCTTCGTTGCAGCGCACAAGTCCCATCACCCCGAGCCACTAATCGTCACATGTAACTGTGAGATGTTTGAAAGAGGCACCATTAACATTATGGACTTGTCTGGCCATGTTGTTAAGCGGATAGCCACCACCATGAAGAATGCCAGGATGGTGCGCACACGCCGGCTGGACCTTATTTGTGTCACCGGACATAAGGGCCGCCATGTGATCAACCCTGTCACGGGCGATACTTTTGCATTGCCCAGTTGCCGCGCAAAGGAGCATGCACATGTGCAACATTTCTTTCCAGAATCATTTGACTTGGGACAGGTTGTCACCACGGGAGAATACAAGGCCCTACGCTGTGTTAGCATCGATAATTCTGATCATGAGTCCAGCCCGATGCTCTGTGAGGTCATCACCCTTGATGATGGTCGCAATGCAAGATGGAGGGGCAAACAGGGCCCTCCGCCCCCTGTCACAAGTAACCGTAACAGAAGTATTGTTGTCAAAGGAGTCGTTTATTTCTTGTTGGATTTTCTATACAAACGTTTTACGTTTTCTGGGGTCCGTGTCAAACCGGGTAGCATGGCTTTGTTCAACCTTGAGACAGAGGAGTGGATGGGGATTGTCCAAGGACCAAAGCCAGTGCGCAGCTTTgttaaggacagcaatggcaggtgcgGTTACTTTAGTCTATACTTGGAGCTATCACCGGTAAATTTGGATGGGTTCTTAGTTATGGCACACAATCCTGAAGGTTGCTCTTTGGACTTGTGGTTTTTGATGGATAGTGAGAAATGTCTCTGGAATAAAAGCTACAGCTTAGATTTCCAACCTGAAAATCTCTTTGCTCAACCCTTGGAAATTCTAAATGACGGGAAGATAGTTCTCTCTGCACCAGGATCACTAAGACTATATAATCCGGTTACCAAGACTTACATTGATTTTGGGATGAGAAATTCCACATCTGTTGGTACTTACACTGGAAGTCTGTTGTCTTCAGAGAGCACCTTCACTTCTGAG GCTCCGTTCGGCAGCTCTCCAGCTTCCAGCTTCCGCGAGGAGCTGCGTGCGTTCGGAAGGCTGTGGCTGCTTCTCTTCATGCTGCATGGGCTGGCGCTGGTGGCTGGTTTGTACAGCAGCTCGGGATAA